The nucleotide window tcaagttcgagctcgagctcgagctcgagctcggctaagacTAGTTCATttcgaattcaaattcagtttgactcgtttttcgttatcaaaatgatatcgtttttaatatatattgatcaaaacgacgtcgttttatatcaaaaattttaattagaaaatctaacGAGtagttcgagctcgaactccAGCTCGATCGAACTCGGCTCGAATTCAACCCTAGTTTATAGGATGAGTAATTTTAGTATCTGATGGATGATTGTGCAATGGCCTTCTCAGGAATCATATTCTCTCTTATTGTCATAGAGACAATTCTGGATTTTGCATCTTGTTTTTTAGGTTTATGGCTCAAGGTTGATGACTGTATTAAGAATGATTCAGTGTTTTATCTTCATGGCAGATGAAGATGGAAATGcccatttttaattattcaaaataaggtcaatatttttaacaatttcttGATTTACCTCACTAATGACAGTAAAAAATTGTGATTCTATAATACGAAAATTAAATACATCATATAAGgagaaaaaagtaattttactcaaaatatttataaatatcattgaAGGATGATAAGCACTTTTGACTTCCATCAATAGCAGCTACAGAAGTAAACAAACGCCTccaatcaaactcaaaatattCATTCCAAGATTTCGCATGCttctgtttattatttttattaggtgccttttttttatttataatatatgctacttttttttatatttttttattttttccgcCATAATGTTCCAACTTATGTCATTATCAAGTAATTAATTAACCTAAATATATAGTTAGAGGTTAAATTAATCCAACCATATGATAAAATCCTTTGAAAACCCccataatattatcaaaattacaaTGTACATAAGGCTTTTCAAAAACTTTTAGACAcctaattatcaaattaatcctaaaataaaataaattaattaatgtaattgcCATAGGAGCAATgcatgttaaatttaattactatcattattattttagtagaAGAAGTTAATTTACATTACATCACTAAAAAAGTCAGGATGTGAAGAAATTCTATAGTTCAACGTGCTGGTAATAGAACATTAAGCCAAAGTCATACGCTAATAAatagtttatataattaattggcatttataaataaattaatcaacattattttcactttgttgctgttgttgactttaatttttttttaaaaatatttgacaatatTAGATTAAAGCTGTCATAGAGAAAATAtgcttcaaaaaattttaattctttgattgaaaatttatatttgaagtttaaaattttcatataaaattcaaaattgaatttgtgATATATTTCACAAGCTATTGAAGCAAAGGTGACAAGTGGCGTAAGCAAATGATGTCACTTGCAAAGttaaaaagccaaaagacttaaggtttattaatattttaaacttatattcgttaaatattaaaaatttaaatttaaatttatatatagttaaattaACAGAATTAATTAgctctataaataaaattattatttaactataatatattaaaagtaataaaaatttattttatttttttttagtttagaaaaccaataattttttttaagattaaactttgaaaaattatatttttttcataaaattttatttttaactcatCTTCTCTAATAGTCAGAATCTGATTGTGACTTTTTTTTCTCTACCACTGACATTACATTCCCCCCCTTCCAATCCAATGTTTATCTTAGTCTCTAATCGGATCGAAGGGGGGAAATGTAACGTCtatgataaagaagaagaaatcatgATTGGATTCTCACCGTTTGAGaagatgaattaaaaataaaatcctaatagacaaaaataacttttctaaatttaattataagaaaattattaattttttaaaggccaaaggactatttcccacccaaggtatgcgcatttctcaagtttccccccgttaactttgaaaatcccatttacccacccatgcaCTGTTGAAACTAacggtttcaagggtaaaatcgttattttgtctgtattataaaaaataaacttaaatttgatttgtttcccccctaaaccctaaaaactaataattttaccccaacccaagttttaaaaaatagcattttcccccctagggtttccagtTTTCAGAGTGCATTTTTCTGGTggcgtttcttcctctccggcgaCCTCTAGGCCACTGCTCTTCCTCTTCGGCACGGTCTTCTTCTAGTGGCTCTCCTAGGAGAGGTGATTGATGAAAACAAGTTGTCTTCATCTCGATGAAGACGAGGTCTTCGTTGACTCATTTTCGTCGAGACGAAGATGAGACGAAGAGGACTCGTCTTCGTCGATCATCGCTCCCAGGAAAGCTGTTGGAAGAAGACCATGTCGGAGAGAAAGAGCCGTCGCCTGGAGGTCACCGAAGAGGAAGAAACGCCACTGGGAAAACGCACTCTAAAAactggaaaccctaggggggaaaatgctattttttaaaacttgggttggggtgaaatttagtttttagagtttatggGGGAAAAATGATGTAACTAActgactcaattaattttaacagcccatgagtggataaataggattttcataattaattgagaaaaacttaaaaaatacacatactttgggtggaaaatagccctttggccttttttaaattaaaaaaaaagataaaattttattatttttaaaatattataattaaataataattttattcgtaaatctaattaattctgttaattataataatccaatgtgtgtttgaatttttaatttcgcATATGTCAATTGGGAATTTTAACAAGCCTTGTTCGGCCGAGTTTATTAAATGATAGGGCTATTAAACCAATAGATGAAGGTTGCTTCTCTTTTTTTGATTTCTGTTTCCAGCAGCCATATcttatttttgtcacttttcaacttttaaataacatatatctGCTCCCATATCCATTTCCCCTTCACTCCGGGTCTCCATTAACATAACAAAAACGTCTCCTATTATCAAGTTTTATTTCACAGGTAACCTAAGTCCCAAATCCTTCACTTCATGGACTCTCTTTTATTCCGCTATCGACTTTGTTTCCTCCTTTCTCCCCTTCCCTCACGTTACACCAGTTCCAACCGTCAACCCTGtccataaaataaaaacacttcTTCAATTTTGTCATTCAAACATACTAAcatttttacattatattctCCCTAATTCTATGTGCAAATCCAAAAAGGCAACCAGCGCCATCGATCCCACCGCAACTCGCCCCACTCACCTCCCTCAAACTTGCGGAACTCAGTCCCCTCGTGCTCCACCCAACTTCTCCTATGCCTCTACTTCTTCAACCAGCTCTTCTTCGTTTCAACACAAAGCTTCTTCTTCTGGTTTATCCTTTTCAAGTCGTACTTCTTTATCCAGTCTCCGGGAATCCATCTCTGAAAGCACTCACATCTACAGCTTTTCCGAAATTCGGGCCGCCACTAATAATTTCCTGTTGAAGAAACACTCTTCGTCTTCCTCCAACGGTTGGCGCTGCAACTTGCGAGGTCGTGACGTCATCATTTTCCAACGCAAGTTTCGCCTGAAACTGCAGATTCAACATTTGAAAGAGAGATTATCCGTGATTTGTCGGAGCCATCACAATAGCATCATAAAGCTACGTGGCGCTGCTATATCTGATGATTATATTTCTCTTGTTTATGAATTCATCAATGGCCTAAATTTGTCTGATTGTTTGAGAAATTCAAAGAATCCCGATTTTACTGTACTTTCCACGTGGATGTCGAGAATGCAGATCGCCACAGATCTAGCACACGGCCTTGATTACATTCATAATAACACCGGTTTGAACTTGACGCTTGTTCATAATCATATTAAGAGTAGTAGCATTATAGTGATGGAGCCATCGTTTAACGCTAAGATTTGTCATTTCGGCACGGCTCAGTTGTGCGGAGAATCGGAGGAAGAATATGTGAGAAGAGATAAAGTGACCGAAATACAGGAAATAATAGAGGAAGAACCTGTTGCATTTTTAACGAGATCGAGAAGCAGTAAGATGCAATTCGAAGGAGTGAGAGGTTACATTTCGCCTGAATTTCGGGTGACCGGAATTCCGACACAGAAGTCGGACGTTTACAGTTTAGGCGTGGTGATATTAGAGCTTTTATCAGGTGAAGAGCCTTTTAAATACAAGTTTGATAACACGCGTGGCGAATTGGTGAGGACTTCGGTGACAGAGACCGCTAGATTGACCATGGACGGAGGTGATGATGGCTGTGGAAGGGAGGGGAACATAAGGAAGTGGATTGACAGGAGACTGAAGGACTCTTTTCCGATAGATGTGG belongs to Mangifera indica cultivar Alphonso chromosome 2, CATAS_Mindica_2.1, whole genome shotgun sequence and includes:
- the LOC123203832 gene encoding lysM domain receptor-like kinase 3; translated protein: MCKSKKATSAIDPTATRPTHLPQTCGTQSPRAPPNFSYASTSSTSSSSFQHKASSSGLSFSSRTSLSSLRESISESTHIYSFSEIRAATNNFLLKKHSSSSSNGWRCNLRGRDVIIFQRKFRLKLQIQHLKERLSVICRSHHNSIIKLRGAAISDDYISLVYEFINGLNLSDCLRNSKNPDFTVLSTWMSRMQIATDLAHGLDYIHNNTGLNLTLVHNHIKSSSIIVMEPSFNAKICHFGTAQLCGESEEEYVRRDKVTEIQEIIEEEPVAFLTRSRSSKMQFEGVRGYISPEFRVTGIPTQKSDVYSLGVVILELLSGEEPFKYKFDNTRGELVRTSVTETARLTMDGGDDGCGREGNIRKWIDRRLKDSFPIDVAEKLIRVALECVDDDPAKRPDMGRVSRKISKLYLESRVWADHFKTDISCSLGPR